From Barnesiella propionica, one genomic window encodes:
- a CDS encoding superoxide dismutase, which yields MKKNLLIIFFLLGLPGIIPGIWAQTNAVYFEMPPLPYAPGALEPYISTETMSFHYDKHVRNYLNNTNRLLQGNKLAGKDLETIVIQSEGELFNNAAQLWNHIFFFNSLSPDLHISPTGALAKAIEKQWGNFDNFKKNFTQASRKLFGSGWVWLVEKPDGTLDIISEQNAGNPLKAGLKPLFGSDLWEHAYYIDYRNDRNDYIEQLWNVIDWNAISERYEENQSNGSGQHSSR from the coding sequence ATGAAAAAGAATCTTCTTATCATCTTCTTTTTACTGGGACTTCCCGGTATCATACCGGGCATATGGGCACAGACCAATGCCGTATATTTCGAAATGCCTCCATTACCCTACGCCCCGGGAGCTCTGGAACCTTATATAAGTACTGAAACCATGAGCTTCCATTACGACAAACATGTACGAAATTACTTAAATAACACCAACCGGTTATTGCAAGGGAATAAGCTGGCAGGAAAAGACTTGGAAACTATTGTCATTCAATCCGAAGGAGAGCTGTTCAACAATGCAGCTCAATTATGGAATCATATTTTTTTCTTCAATTCCCTCTCGCCCGACCTTCATATTTCTCCCACCGGGGCTCTGGCAAAAGCCATCGAAAAACAATGGGGAAATTTCGATAACTTCAAAAAAAATTTCACACAAGCTTCACGTAAGTTATTCGGTTCAGGATGGGTATGGCTGGTTGAAAAACCAGACGGTACGTTGGATATCATCTCCGAACAGAATGCAGGCAATCCACTTAAAGCGGGACTCAAACCATTATTCGGTTCGGACTTGTGGGAACATGCTTATTACATCGATTACAGAAACGACCGGAACGATTACATAGAACAGCTATGGAACGTAATAGACTGGAATGCCATATCGGAGCGGTACGAAGAAAATCAAAGCAATGGCTCAGGACAACATAGCAGCCGGTAA
- a CDS encoding HAD family hydrolase — MTGLVIFDLDGTLLNTIDDLAISTNYALSRCGFPEHDKSEYPYFVGNGINKLFERALPEGERTSENIAYMRRYFLDYYSDHNTDYTVPYPGITVLLSQLVSRGISLAVASNKYQEGTTKLINHYFGALPFAAVFGQREGVPPKPDPAIINDILRKTGIRNKANVLYVGDSGVDMRTARNAGLRSVGVTWGFRSQTELRENGADVLAGKPEDILRFL; from the coding sequence ATGACAGGACTTGTAATTTTCGATTTGGACGGAACTTTACTTAATACGATCGATGATTTGGCGATAAGTACCAATTATGCTTTAAGCCGGTGTGGTTTTCCGGAACATGATAAAAGCGAATATCCGTATTTTGTCGGGAACGGGATTAACAAATTATTTGAAAGAGCGTTGCCGGAAGGAGAAAGAACATCTGAGAATATTGCATACATGCGTCGTTATTTTCTGGACTATTATTCCGATCATAATACGGATTATACTGTTCCTTATCCCGGAATCACGGTTCTTTTATCTCAATTGGTATCGCGCGGTATATCTTTAGCCGTGGCATCTAACAAATATCAGGAAGGAACAACTAAGCTTATAAACCATTATTTCGGAGCGCTTCCTTTTGCAGCGGTTTTCGGGCAGCGTGAAGGGGTGCCACCGAAACCCGATCCGGCAATTATAAATGATATACTCCGAAAAACCGGGATCAGGAATAAGGCCAATGTATTATATGTAGGAGATTCCGGGGTAGATATGCGTACGGCCCGTAATGCCGGGTTGCGTTCGGTAGGTGTGACTTGGGGATTTCGCTCCCAAACCGAATTACGGGAGAATGGAGCGGATGTCCTTGCCGGTAAGCCCGAAGATATATTACGTTTTTTGTAA